From one Triticum urartu cultivar G1812 chromosome 3, Tu2.1, whole genome shotgun sequence genomic stretch:
- the LOC125547990 gene encoding protein IQ-domain 26-like: MGKAARWLRGLLGGGGKKEQGKEQRRPATAAAPHGDRKRWSFCKSTRDSAEAEAAAAAAALSGNAAIARAAEAAWLKSLYNETEREQSKHAIAVAAATAAAADAAVAAAQAAVEVVRLTSKGPTSTVLAGAVAEPRGRASAAVKIQTAFRGFLAKKALRALKGLVKLQALVRGYLVRKQAAATLQSMQALVRAQACIRAARSRAAALPTNLRVHPTPVRPRYSLQERCSSTEDSRSDHGVAPYYSRRLSASVESSSCYGYDRSPKIVEMDTGRPKSRSSSLRTTSPGASEECYAHSASSPLMPCRPPPRIAAPTARHFPEYEWCEKARPATAQSTPRYASYAPVTPTKSACGDHGYTYSNSPSALNCPSYMSGTRSSVAKVRSQSAPKQRPEEGAVRKRVPLSEVIILQEARASLGGGGGAQRSCNRPAQEEAFSFKKAVLSRFDRSSEAAERDRDRDRDLFLQKGW; this comes from the exons ATGGGCAAGGCGGCGAGGTGGCTGCGTGGCCTGCTGGGCGGCGGCGGGAAGAAGGAGCAGGGGAAGGAGCAGAGGCGGCCAGCCACGGCCGCGGCGCCGCACGGGGACCGGAAGCGCTGGAGCTTCTGCAAGTCCACCAGGGACTcggccgaggcggaggcggcggccgcgGCCGCCGCGCTCAGCGGCAACGCGGCGATCGCGCGCGCGGCCGAGGCGGCGTGGCTCAAGTCCTTGTACAACGAGACCGAGCGGGAGCAGAGCAAGCACGCCATCGCCGTCGCCGCGGCCACCGCGGCGGCGGCCGACGCTGCCGTGGCCGCCGCGCAGGCCGCCGTGGAGGTCGTGCGGCTCACCAGCAAAGGGCCGACGTCCACGGTGCTCGCCGGCGCCGTCGCCGAGCCCCGCGGCCGCGCCTCCGCCGCGGTCAAGATCCAGACGGCGTTCCGTGGATTTCTC GCCAAGAAGGCTCTGCGCGCGCTCAAGGGGCTGGTGAAGCTGCAGGCGCTGGTGCGCGGCTACCTGGTGCGGAAGCAGGCGGCGGCCACGCTGCAGAGCATGCAGGCGCTCGTCCGCGCGCAGGCCTGCATCCGCGCCGCCCGCTCGCGCGCCGCCGCGCTCCCCACGAACCTTCGCGTCCACCCGACCCCTGTCCGGCCGCGCTACTCGCTG CAAGAGCGGTGCAGCAGCACGGAGGATTCCCGGAGCGACCACGGCGTGGCGCCGTACTACAGCCGGCGGCTGTCGGCGAGCGTGGAGTCGTCGTCGTGCTACGGGTACGACCGGAGCCCCAAGATCGTGGAGATGGACACTGGGCGGCCCAAGTCGCGCTCCTCCTCGCTCCGCACGACCTCCCCCGGCGCCAGCGAGGAGTGCTACGCTCACTCGGCGTCGTCGCCGCTCATGCCGTGCCGACCGCCCCCGCGGATCGCGGCGCCGACCGCGCGCCACTTCCCGGAGTACGAGTGGTGCGAGAAGGCCCGGCCGGCGACGGCGCAGAGCACGCCCCGGTACGCGAGCTACGCGCCGGTGACGCCGACCAAGAGCGCGTGCGGCGACCACGGATACACGTACAGCAACAGCCCGTCGGCGCTCAACTGCCCGAGCTACATGTCGGGCACGCGGTCGTCCGTGGCGAAGGTGCGGTCGCAGAGCGCGCCGAAGCAGCGGCCGGAGGAGGGCGCGGTGCGGAAGAGGGTGCCGCTGAGCGAGGTGATCATCCTGCAGGAGGCCCGGGCGAGcctgggcggcggcgggggcgcgcAGAGGTCGTGCAACCGGCCGGCGCAGGAGGAGGCGTTCAGCTTCAAGAAGGCCGTGCTGAGCCGCTTCGACCGCTCGTCGGAGGCGGCCGAGCGGGACCGGGACCGGGACCGGGACTTGTTCCTGCAGAAGGGATGGTGA